A region of the Phaseolus vulgaris cultivar G19833 chromosome 11, P. vulgaris v2.0, whole genome shotgun sequence genome:
ACATGTTCTGTTTTCTCTATTCTCTTGAAACAGAGGAGTTGCAGGGAGTTAAGAAGTGACGCCAATGGCTTGGAAGAAGACGATGAAATGAAGAAACTTGATTCTCATATTGCTCCTGAAAGACTCACCCtgaaccaaaataaaaaacTCTTTCAAGAAACTTTCATTATTCTAAGAACACAATTGATTCATAATCAGATACCACATTCTCTGGCAAGAACATGGAATTCGAGAGACGAGGGTACGAAGATTTTATCTAAGTACATGGCAACAGGAGGGGGAGATTCTGATGATTCATGGATGGTGAAGACGCACAAAGCGGTGAAGAAGGCTAATAATTCTGTTATTGGGTACGTGAGTTCCAAGTCTCACTGGGCATTGTCTCATGGGCACATCAGCTTGAGGCCACCTCAACCTAAAAGTGTGGAGAAGATTGTGAGCAAGGGCATTGATCTCTTCAGACACAAGAAACCTTTAAATATTGAGTTGGTTCATCAACTACGTTTGCTTGATAATCGCTTCATCCAATGGCGGTTTGCAAATGCAAAAGCTTGTGCTGTGAATCACACCATTTCCCTTCAAGTTGAGGTATTCAtcaaacttttgaaaaaaagttattatttcTTCAGATTTAAGCCCAACCAAAATCCGCTACTGATATGAAATTAT
Encoded here:
- the LOC137832063 gene encoding QWRF motif-containing protein 3-like — protein: MKKLDSHIAPERLTLNQNKKLFQETFIILRTQLIHNQIPHSLARTWNSRDEGTKILSKYMATGGGDSDDSWMVKTHKAVKKANNSVIGYVSSKSHWALSHGHISLRPPQPKSVEKIVSKGIDLFRHKKPLNIELVHQLRLLDNRFIQWRFANAKACAVNHTISLQVEGNLICASESLAKQRYSLVLTKIELEREKLEMKIDYILQSQMKLLKTWRSMKRKHVAAITLLQECLYSVSCRVHLLEGANMDLKLASVSQWRALNLTNSIKSLLSTYSPMADEIAGLLSELAEVVIQEKFLLQEFNDIFHTMCLLGLEESSLRCSLIQLSC